Genomic segment of Corynebacterium appendicis CIP 107643:
GTTCAGCAGGTGGAGCCTCACGAGCAGCACGGCTAGCGCACGGATCAGCTTGTTGACTGTCTCGGGGCCGAGGGCGCGGCTGAACACGTCGCGGTACGGCAGGGAGAACTCGAGGTGCTCCGTGACCAGGCACGGGGCGAGCTCCTCATCGCGCGCGTCATCGGTGCGGTGCGCGATCACCGCGACGGGCTTGACGCACGGCACGTCGAGGTCGCGCAGCTTTTTGAGTGTGCGGTACTCGTGGTACGCGACAGATTCACCGATCTCCTTGATCGCCAGCGCCATTCCGCCCGCGGAGATGAGCCGCACCGTGTGGCGCGAAATGCCCCGCGGGTAGGCCGCGAGCAGCTCGTCCGGCCAGTCCTCGAGGGGAAGCGCCCACGGCAGGCTCAGCAGCACTTCGGCGTAAGCCGGCGACTGGACACTCATCTTCTCGGACATGGTCTGCTCACCTCGCAGCGCTCGACGGCGGCGCTTAGATCCTCTCGCCGGTGGCCTTGGAGAACACGTGGAGCCCGCCCTCGTTGACGGTGGCGTGAATGATGTCGCCGCCCTTGATGCCGGACATCGGGGCCACGCGCACGACGATCTTGCCCGCGACGGAATCGTCGGTGCCCTCTTCGCGCCACTCGCCGCCCACGAGGTGGCCGTAGATGTAGGAATCGGAGCCGAGCTCCTCCGTGAAGTCGACCTCGATGGGAACGGTGTGCTCGGTGCTGTCCGGCACCACGTTGAGCGCCTCCGGGCGGAAGCCGAGGATGACCTGGTTGTTGTCTTCCGGGGTGAGGGCCTGCACGTGCTCGTCGGCAAGCGGAATCGACGCGCCGCCGAGCTTCGCCACATTGCCTTCGACGTTGAAGGTGGACAGGTTCATCGCTGGGGAGCCGATGAAGCCAGCCACAAACACGTTGTTCGGGTGCTCGTAGAGCTCGCGCGGGGTGCCCACCTGCTGCAGGACGCCGAAGTTGAGCACGGCGATGCGGTCGCCCATGGTCAGCGCCTCGGTCTGGTCGTGCGTGACGTAGATCGTGGTCACGCCCATGCGGCGCTGCAGGCTGGCGATCTGGGTGCGGGTTTGCACACGCAGCTTCGCGTCCAGGTTGGACAGCGGCTCGTCCATGAGGAAGACCTGCGGCTCGCGCACGATCGCGCGGCCCATGGCTACACGCTGGCGCTGGCCGCCGGAGAGAGCCTTCGGCTTGCGGTCCAGGTACTCGGTAAGGTCGAGTGTCTTCGCTGCCTCTTCGACGCGGCGGTCGATGTCGCCCTTCTCCATGCCCGCGATCTTCAGGGCGAAGCCCATGTTCTCGCGCACAGTCATGTGCGGGTATAGCGCGTAGTTCTGGAAGACCATCGCGATGTCGCGGTCTTTCGGGGACTCGTGCGTGACGTCGCGGTCGCCGATCAGGATGCGGCCCTCGTTCGTCTCTTCCAAGCCCGCGAGCATGCGCAGCGCGGTCGATTTGCCGGAGCCAGAGGGCCCGACGAGGACGAGAAACTCGCCGTCCGCGATTTCAAGATCAAGCTTATCGACGCTCGGTTTAACCGCTTTCGGATAAATCCTCGTCGCCTTGTCATAGGTCACTGTGGCCATGTGCATCTCCTCTTCTGGCAGGCGCGAACCGTCCGGCATTCTGTTTTCGAACCTTAGACTTTTGGTTCAAACCTAAGAATGACCCTAACACCGGAAGCGCCCGGCAAAAAGATTGCCCGGTTAGGGGGTTTGTGCCCCCTTACCCCCGCGTTTACCCTCGGGTGCATGAGTTCGCACCGCGTCAGCGTCATTGACCTGTTCAGCATCGGCATCGGCCCGTCGTCATCACATACCGTGGGGCCGATGAGAGCCAGCGCCACCTTCGTCGAGAAGCTCGGCCAGCTTCCCGCGGAAGTTCACGTTGAGCTGCGCGGATCCCTCGCCGCGACCGGCGTCGGCCACGGCACGGACCGCGCTTTACTCCTCGGACTGGTCGGCTATACTCCCTTGACCACAGACCAGACCGTCGAGCCCGTCCCCGGCACCCCTATTCCCGCCCACGGCACGATCTCCGGCCCCGACGGAACCGTCGCCTACGAGCTCACCTTCAACCCGAAACCCGTCGCCGAGCACCCGAACTGCCTCATCTTCGATGCCTGGGACGCCGACGGCACCCGCCTGGCCAGCCGCACCGAGTACTACTCTGTCGGCGGCGGATTCATCATGGACCGCGCCGAGATGAGCGAGGCCGACGAAGAGGGCGCTAGCACCGGCATCGCCGCCGCGGCCGCTGCCGCCGAGCCTGATGAAAATGCTCCGGGCGACGGCACTTACTCCTACGATTCCTCCGCCGACCTGTTGGCCGTCTGTGAACGCACCGGACTGAGCATCGCCCAGGTCATGGCCCACAACGAGGAAATTCTGCGCGGTAAAACCGAGTACACCACCCACCTCGACGAAGTCTGGTCCGTCATGCAGGAATGCGTGAAAAACGGCATCACCACCGACGGGTCGCTGCCCGGCGGCCTCAATGTCCGCCGCCGCGCTCCCCGCATGCACGCCATGCTCACCAGTGAGCAGCAGCGCCACAACTCCGAGGGCCTCGACGCGATGGAGTGGGTGAACCTCTACGCCCTCGCCGTCAACGAGGAGAACGCCGCCCACGGCCGGGTCGTCACCGCCCCGACCAACGGCGCCGCCGGAATCATCCCGGCGGTCATGCACTACTGCCGCGACTTCACCGCCGATTTCACCCCGGAACGCGCACGCGAATTCCTGCTCACCGCCGGCGCGGTTGGCGCGATCATCAAGACCAACGCCTCCATCTCGGGTGCCGAGGTTGGCTGCCAGGGCGAAGTCGGCTCCGCCTCCGCCATGGCCGCCGCCGGCATGTGCGCCATCCTCGGCGGAACACCTGCCCAGGTGGAAAACGCCGCCGAGATCGCCCTCGAGCACAATCTCGGTCTCACCTGCGACCCCGTCGGCGGCCTGGTCCAGGTCCCCTGCATCGAGCGCAACGCCATCGGCGCCGTCAAAGCCATCAACGCCGCACGACTGGCCAAATGGGGCGACGGCACGAATATCGTCTCCCTCGACGACGCCGTCGAGACCATGGCCGCCACCGGCCGCGACATGATGACTAAGTACAAGGAGACCTCCGTCGGAGGGCTCGCCGTCCAGCTCGGCTTCCCGGTGAATATCACCGAGTGCTAGCCGGGCTCGCTACTCGGCCGGTTCATCCTCCGGGATGAAGATCGCGTCGATGATCGCGCCGGCGTCGAGGGCGGCGGTCTTCTGGGACTGGTTCTCCAGGTTCTTTATGGTGATCTCACCGGATTCGAGCTCGCGGTCGCCGAGGACGAGGGCGGTGTGGGCGCCCGAGCGGTCGGCGCCCTTCATGGCGCCCTTGAGGCCGCGGCCGCCGTAGGCCATGTCGGCGGAGATACCGTTGCGGCGGAGTTCGTCGATAAGCTTTGCCATCTTCTTGGTCGCTTCGGGGCCGATTCCGACGCCGTAGACCTGGACGCGCTGGTCGACGCCGTCGAGCGTGACACCTTCAGCTTCGAGGGCGAGGACCGCGCGGTCGACGCCGAGGCCGAAGCCGATGCCGGAGAGGTCTTGGCCGCCGATCTGGGCCATGAGGCCGTCGTAGCGTCCGCCGCCGCCGATGCCGGACTGGGCGCCGAGGCCGTCGTGGACGAATTCGAAGCACGTCTTGGTGTAATAGTCCAGGCCGCGGACCATGCGGGGGTTGATGACGTAGTCGATGCCGAGGTCGTCGAGAGCGCCGGTGACGGTCTCGAAGTGCTCGTGGCACTCGGCATCGAGGTGGTCGAGCATGAGCGGCGCGTCGGCGGTCATCTCCTGGACCTCCGGGCGCTTGTCGTCGAGCACGCGCAGCGGGTTGATCTGGGCGCGGTGGCGGGTCTCCTCGTCCAGCGGCAGGTCTAGGAGGAAGTCCTGCAGCTTCTGGCGGTACGCCGGGCGACAGTTGCGGTCGCCGAGGCTGGTCAGCTCGAGACGGAACCCGGTCAGGCCGATGGAGCGGTAGCAACGGTCGGCTAGGGCGATGACCTCGACGTCGAGAAGCGGATCGTCGACACCGATCGCTTCGACACCGACCTGCTGCAGCTG
This window contains:
- a CDS encoding L-serine ammonia-lyase, with the protein product MSSHRVSVIDLFSIGIGPSSSHTVGPMRASATFVEKLGQLPAEVHVELRGSLAATGVGHGTDRALLLGLVGYTPLTTDQTVEPVPGTPIPAHGTISGPDGTVAYELTFNPKPVAEHPNCLIFDAWDADGTRLASRTEYYSVGGGFIMDRAEMSEADEEGASTGIAAAAAAAEPDENAPGDGTYSYDSSADLLAVCERTGLSIAQVMAHNEEILRGKTEYTTHLDEVWSVMQECVKNGITTDGSLPGGLNVRRRAPRMHAMLTSEQQRHNSEGLDAMEWVNLYALAVNEENAAHGRVVTAPTNGAAGIIPAVMHYCRDFTADFTPERAREFLLTAGAVGAIIKTNASISGAEVGCQGEVGSASAMAAAGMCAILGGTPAQVENAAEIALEHNLGLTCDPVGGLVQVPCIERNAIGAVKAINAARLAKWGDGTNIVSLDDAVETMAATGRDMMTKYKETSVGGLAVQLGFPVNITEC
- the hisS gene encoding histidine--tRNA ligase — encoded protein: MSDTQQKSEKFQPLSAPKGVPDYVPPASATFHAVRSEFVNQAHLAGYQHIELPIFEDTTLFARGVGESTDVVSKEMYTFADRGDRSVTLRPEGTAGVMRSVIEHNLDRGQLPVKLNYYGPFFRYERPQAGRYRQLQQVGVEAIGVDDPLLDVEVIALADRCYRSIGLTGFRLELTSLGDRNCRPAYRQKLQDFLLDLPLDEETRHRAQINPLRVLDDKRPEVQEMTADAPLMLDHLDAECHEHFETVTGALDDLGIDYVINPRMVRGLDYYTKTCFEFVHDGLGAQSGIGGGGRYDGLMAQIGGQDLSGIGFGLGVDRAVLALEAEGVTLDGVDQRVQVYGVGIGPEATKKMAKLIDELRRNGISADMAYGGRGLKGAMKGADRSGAHTALVLGDRELESGEITIKNLENQSQKTAALDAGAIIDAIFIPEDEPAE
- a CDS encoding ABC transporter ATP-binding protein, translated to MATVTYDKATRIYPKAVKPSVDKLDLEIADGEFLVLVGPSGSGKSTALRMLAGLEETNEGRILIGDRDVTHESPKDRDIAMVFQNYALYPHMTVRENMGFALKIAGMEKGDIDRRVEEAAKTLDLTEYLDRKPKALSGGQRQRVAMGRAIVREPQVFLMDEPLSNLDAKLRVQTRTQIASLQRRMGVTTIYVTHDQTEALTMGDRIAVLNFGVLQQVGTPRELYEHPNNVFVAGFIGSPAMNLSTFNVEGNVAKLGGASIPLADEHVQALTPEDNNQVILGFRPEALNVVPDSTEHTVPIEVDFTEELGSDSYIYGHLVGGEWREEGTDDSVAGKIVVRVAPMSGIKGGDIIHATVNEGGLHVFSKATGERI